From a single Lolium rigidum isolate FL_2022 chromosome 7, APGP_CSIRO_Lrig_0.1, whole genome shotgun sequence genomic region:
- the LOC124670857 gene encoding organic cation/carnitine transporter 4-like: RVSIDEVLAQHAGEFGRWQLRHFVLVSAAWTLEAMHTMVMIFADREPNMACAAVERRCGDRCDGSGAGWDWVQGSASSTVAEWGLICGERYKVGLVQAIFFVGCMIGAGVFGHLSDSFLGRKGSLVVLCFLNAVFGLVTALSPNYWVYATLRLLTGFSTGSVGLCSFVLATETIGPSRRGVVGMSTMYFFSGGIAALAGVAVMFQSSWRLLYVVTSLPSLAYVLIVMPFVAESPRWYLVRGRAHDAMRVLRAIASTNGRCIPENVTLKLDSEGEEAELDTGGKEPSSSSGTILDAMRSPTTRVRLVLTVIINFLCSVVYFGLSLNVVNLKTNLYVSVAVNSLAEMPAYFLTALLLRHLGRKPLAIGTMLLSGVSCTAGSLIVGAGVNRVLRMVFGVVGIFGMAATYNLLVVFTAELFPTAVRAAVLGCTTQASQMGAILAPLVVVLGERLPFIVFAVLGIVGGLLVFFLPETMNKPLYDTMAGLEKGERASKM; encoded by the exons CGCGTGAGCATCGACGAGGTGCTGGCGCAGCACGCGGGGGAGTTCGGCCGGTGGCAGTTGCGGCACTTCGTGCTGGTGTCGGCAGCGTGGACGCTGGAGGCGATgcacaccatggtgatgatctTCGCGGACCGTGAGCCGAACATGGCGTGCGCCGCTGTGGAAAGGCGGTGCGGCGACCGGTGCGATGGCTCCGGCGCCGGATGGGACTGGGTCCAGGGGAGCGCGTCGTCGACGGTGGCCGAGTGGGGCCTCATCTGCGGCGAGCGGTACAAGGTCGGCCTCGTCCAGGCCATCTTCTTCGTTGGATGCATGATCG GCGCGGGCGTGTTCGGGCACCTCTCCGACTCGTTTCTGGGTCGGAAGGGCTCCCTGGTGGTGCTGTGCTTCCTCAACGCCGTCTTCGGCCTCGTCACCGCGTTGTCTCCAAACTACTGGGTCTACGCTACACTGCGCCTTCTCACGGGCTTCAGCACCGGCAGCGTCGGCCTCTGCTCCTTCGTCCTAGCCACGGAGACCATCGGGCCTTCCCGCCGTGGTGTCGTAGGCATGTCTACCATGTACTTTTTCTCCGGCGGCATCGCGGCCCTCGCCGGCGTCGCAGTGATGTTCCAGTCCTCCTGGCGCCTCCTCTACGTCGTCACCTCTCTTCCGTCCCTCGCCTACGTGCTCATCGTCATGCCTTTCGTCGCCGAGTCCCCTCGGTGGTACCTCGTGCGTGGGCGCGCCCACGACGCCATGCGCGTCTTGCGCGCCATCGCGTCCACCAACGGCAGGTGCATCCCCGAGAATGTCACACTCAAGCTAGACAGCGAGGGTGAGGAGGCCGAGCTCGACACCGGCGGCAAGGAGCCGTCTTCGTCTTCAGGTACAATCCTAGATGCAATGCGGTCACCAACGACGCGGGTGAGGCTTGTGCTTACGGTGATCATCAACTTCCTTTGCTCGGTGGTCTACTTCGGGCTGAGTCTCAATGTGGTCAACCTAAAGACCAATCTTTACGTCAGCGTCGCCGTGAACTCGCTGGCAGAAATGCCAGCCTACTTCCTTACCGCTCTGCTCCTCCGCCATTTGGGCCGTAAGCCACTCGCCATCGGCACGATGCTTCTTAGCGGGGTCTCATGCACCGCCGGCAGCCTCATCGTGGGCGCCGGTGTGAATAG GGTGCTGAGGATGGTGTTCGGGGTGGTGGGGATCTTCGGGATGGCGGCCACATACAACCTGCTCGTCGTATTCACCGCAGAGCTCTTCCCAACGGCTGTGCGGGCCGCGGTGCTAGGGTGCACCACGCAGGCATCGCAGATGGGTGCCATACTGGCGCCCCTAGTGGTGGTGCTAGGGGAGCGGCTGCCCTTCATAGTGTTCGCCGTGTTGGGGATCGTAGGCGGGTTGCTCGTTTTCTTCCTCCCCGAGACGATGAACAAGCCCTTGTATGACACCATGGCCGGCCTGGAGAAAGGGGAGAGAGCATCTAAGATGTGA
- the LOC124675525 gene encoding organic cation/carnitine transporter 4-like, which translates to MSTEALLGVGADVAGAATSRRLSIDDALTQHAGEFGRWQLRHFVLVTAAWALEALHTMVIIFADREPAMWCPAGDGQCGDQCAGAAAGWEWVQGSASSTVAEWGLVCGQRYKVGLAQAIFFAGGMVGAGVFGHLSDSFLGRKGALLVACILNAVFGLLTALAPNYWVYAALRLITGFSTGSVGLCSFVLANEPIGPSRRGMASMFTFYFFSGGIAILAGIAALFQSSWRLLYVVTSLPSLVYVLTVLPFVSESPRWYLVRRRADDALRVLREIATANGRRIPDGVTLKLDDEGDDKEVEDPSTAASSTGSIIDVFRSRTTRVRLVLSVLINLFCSVVYYGLSLNVVNLKTNLYISVVVNSLAEMPAYVLTALLLDRFGRKPLGIGTMLLSGVFCTIGSFIPGDDGTMRLVRMACGVVGIFGMAATYNLLFIYSAELFPTIVRNAALGCTSQAAQMGAILAPMVVVLGERVPFAVFGVSGIIGGLLVFYLPETMNKPLYDTMAGLEEGEKTLLK; encoded by the exons ATGTCCACCGAGGCGCTGCTCGGCGTCGGCGCAGATGTAGCTGGAGCGGCGACGAGCCGGCGGTTGAGCATCGACGACGCGCTGACGCAGCACGCGGGGGAGTTCGGGCGGTGGCAGCTGCGGCACTTCGTGCTGGTGACGGCGGCGTGGGCGCTGGAGGCGCTGCACACCATGGTGATCATCTTCGCGGACCGGGAGCCGGCCATGTGGTGCCCCGCGGGGGACGGGCAGTGCGGCGACCagtgcgccggcgccgccgccgggtgGGAGTGGGTCCAGGGGAGCGCCTCGTCGACGGTGGCCGAGTGGGGACTCGTCTGCGGCCAGCGTTACAAGGTTGGGCTCGCCCAGGCGATCTTCTTCGCCGGCGGCATGGTCG GCGCCGGTGTGTTCGGGCACCTATCAGACTCGTTTCTGGGCCGGAAGGGCGCGCTCCTGGTGGCCTGCATCCTCAACGCTGTCTTCGGCCTCCTCACAGCGCTCGCTCCCAACTACTGGGTCTATGCGGCCCTTCGCCTCATCACGGGCTTCAGCACCGGCAGCGTCGGCCTCTGCTCCTTCGTCCTCGCGAACGAGCCCATAGGCCCCTCCCGTCGTGGCATGGCCAGCATGTTCACCTTCTACTTCTTCTCCGGCGGCATAGCAATCCTTGCCGGCATTGCCGCGCTATTCCAGTCCTCGTGGCGCCTCCTCTATGTCGTCACCTCGCTTCCTTCTCTCGTGTACGTGCTCACCGTGTTGCCGTTCGTCTCCGAGTCCCCGCGGTGGTACCTCGTGCGCCGCCGCGCCGACGATGCCCTGCGCGTTCTGCGGGAAATCGCTACTGCCAACGGCAGGCGCATTCCGGACGGCGTCACGCTCAAGCTCGACGACGAGGGCGATGACAAGGAGGTCGAAGATCCCTCCACGGCGGCGTCATCAACGGGCTCCATCATTGATGTGTTCCGGTCGAGGACGACGCGGGTCAGGCTGGTGTTGTCCGTGCTCATCAACCTTTTCTGCTCGGTGGTGTACTACGGGCTCAGCCTCAACGTGGTCAACCTCAAGACCAACCTCTACATCAGCGTAGTTGTGAACTCGCTGGCCGAGATGCCTGCCTACGTGCTCACTGCGCTGCTCCTCGACCGCTTCGGCCGGAAGCCACTCGGCATCGGCACCATGCTTCTCAGCGGCGTCTTCTGCACCATCGGCAGTTTCATCCCCGGCGATGACGGTACCATGAG GTTGGTGAGGATGGCGTGCGGTGTGGTCGGGATCTTCGGAATGGCGGCGACATACAACCTATTGTTCATATACTCCGCGGAGCTGTTCCCTACAATAGTGCGAAATGCGGCGCTGGGGTGCACATCGCAAGCGGCACAAATGGGGGCTATATTGGCGCCGATGGTGGTCGTGCTCGGAGAGAGGGTGCCGTTCGCGGTGTTTGGCGTGTCAGGGATTATTGGCGGGTTGTTGGTGTTCTACCTCCCAGAGACCATGAACAAACCCCTGTATGATACCATGGCCGGTCTGGAGGAAGGGGAGAAAACCCTCCTGAAGTAA